A genomic segment from Diospyros lotus cultivar Yz01 chromosome 5, ASM1463336v1, whole genome shotgun sequence encodes:
- the LOC127801198 gene encoding uncharacterized protein LOC127801198: MRCKKHLTDLSSGVGVCASCLRERLFVLIQAQAQLDLLDRRKPDPQPPPLVFPRSVSPCISHRKSDNSAPWKPRYRSLSEQLFYSTPQIGPGGALVRNSDNKKKTKNRFSLFSGLFRSKPRNTDSEDPAVSGSDARNSYAASSSSPSWFSGMLAVHRKKPSRMASVVESAGVFGRRIGRNRDRGMSPARVSDCGGKEEDCHDVLSGYSSESSQGWRQTPQRQVPPVRRGGSRPTHSRNVSGLTFCLSPLVRASPNRHWSQKGMPAEVAFSGEIRAPVKPHLSTAASSCANRSRKLADFGRSKHNR; the protein is encoded by the coding sequence ATGAGGTGCAAGAAGCATCTTACTGACCTGAGCAGCGGCGTCGGCGTCTGCGCTTCTTGCCTCCGGGAACGCCTGTTCGTGCTGATACAAGCCCAAGCGCAGCTGGACCTGCTTGATCGCCGGAAACCTGATCCGCAACCGCCTCCGCTCGTTTTCCCGCGTTCTGTTTCTCCCTGTATCTCTCACCGGAAATCTGACAACTCCGCCCCCTGGAAACCTCGTTATCGCAGTCTTTCTGAACAGCTGTTTTACAGTACGCCGCAGATTGGTCCCGGTGGAGCTCTAGTGAGGAATTCGgacaacaagaagaagacgaagaataGGTTCTCGCTCTTCTCCGGTCTGTTCAGATCCAAACCGAGGAACACGGATTCGGAGGATCCGGCCGTTTCCGGGTCGGATGCTCGGAATTCTTATGCGGCGTCGTCTTCCTCGCCGTCGTGGTTTTCCGGCATGCTAGCGGTGCACCGGAAAAAGCCGTCACGGATGGCCTCAGTTGTCGAGTCGGCCGGCGTATTTGGACGGAGAATTGGACGGAATCGTGATCGCGGAATGTCGCCGGCGAGAGTTTCAGACTGCGGCGGAAAGGAGGAGGATTGCCACGACGTCTTGAGCGGGTACTCCTCGGAGTCGTCGCAGGGGTGGAGGCAGACGCCGCAAAGGCAGGTGCCGCCCGTCCGGCGCGGCGGCAGTCGGCCGACTCACTCGCGGAACGTCTCCGGACTGACGTTCTGCTTGAGCCCGTTGGTGCGCGCGAGCCCCAATCGGCACTGGAGCCAGAAGGGAATGCCGGCGGAGGTGGCCTTCTCCGGCGAGATTAGGGCCCCGGTCAAGCCTCACCTGTCCACGGCCGCGTCTTCGTGCGCGAACAGGTCGAGAAAGCTCGCCGATTTCGGAAGGTCGAAGCACAACCGTTGA